One Thermodesulfobacteriota bacterium genomic window carries:
- a CDS encoding GNAT family N-acetyltransferase, whose translation MCSFQISFMEKRDIQESARVLSVAMLDNPLHDAVFQGKGEKERIEIEKMFSNLLIELPGIVFLAKDKQNIIGVMRMKSCEGSKATNNHIDSKDENDIGWRKYIWHTEWARHDPLSQHWHLGPIGVLPSHQGSGVGSILMERFCKEVDACLAKAYLETEGDKNVRFYKKFGFEVVSESEIFNVKNRYMLRDSKKS comes from the coding sequence ATGTGCAGCTTTCAGATTTCATTTATGGAAAAAAGGGACATCCAGGAATCGGCAAGGGTTCTCAGTGTTGCTATGCTCGACAATCCTCTCCATGATGCTGTTTTTCAGGGTAAAGGTGAAAAAGAACGAATAGAAATTGAAAAAATGTTTTCTAACCTCTTGATTGAATTGCCTGGCATAGTCTTTCTGGCAAAAGATAAACAAAATATTATCGGGGTGATGCGGATGAAATCATGCGAGGGGAGTAAAGCCACGAATAACCACATAGACTCAAAAGATGAAAATGATATAGGCTGGCGGAAGTATATATGGCATACGGAGTGGGCACGTCACGATCCGTTGAGTCAACATTGGCATCTTGGTCCGATTGGTGTGCTGCCGTCTCATCAAGGATCAGGTGTTGGATCCATACTTATGGAACGCTTCTGCAAGGAAGTGGATGCCTGTCTTGCCAAAGCTTACCTGGAGACAGAAGGGGATAAAAATGTACGCTTTTATAAGAAATTCGGGTTCGAAGTTGTTTCCGAGTCCGAAATATTCAATGTTAAAAATCGATACATGTTGAGAGATTCAAAAAAAAGTTAA